The Plasmodium coatneyi strain Hackeri chromosome 11, complete sequence DNA segment AGCACATGCCCAATGTATAGAAGTAGATTTTACCTACTGCCTCTTCTCATGTTTGATCATAGAGCGCATTTTAGGAACATCTTATCAGTGGCATGCATGTACCTCATACCGTATCCCCTTCCAAAAATTAACTCTTTGCAGAATTCCGAATGGCGAAATAATGTTGACCAtatagaattaaaaaaaaaaaaaaagtcacccGCACAGTATACGCTTTAATTGTGAACCTGGGAACATTTCCACCCCTACTGCATATGAATACTTCAAAAGTATGTTGTAAAGTGGGTAAGCCCGAACTCAAAATTGTTAGCCCCATTTAGCCAATCACCTCTTTGGAAGTTCCCATTCGCTAAAATGGCtcgcatgaaaaaaaaaaaaactctccTAAAAGAATTGTGTCAAGCTattaactaaaaaaaagagttccCTTTGGGAGGACGCACGACTAAACAAAAACACACAGTCAAAAGAAGTCCACGCAAAAATATGCACCGTGGAAAATGCCAAATAATTTCCACACATTTGTGGGtgtaagtaaaaaaatgcaacgcGCACATGCGCAGATAACTATGTGAGAAGTATACCCCCGTGAAAAatcaaatgaacaaataaaacttGCGCAtgtcgcaaaaaaaaaaaaaaaaaaaaaaaaattatgcgcTTCACGCATTTTATACTGCCCGTCCAGTTGTTGCCCCTATTTCCACATATCACCCTCCTCGTCCGGCATCTTAAAATCTCCAAACATTCCAGATGGTGGAGCGTATCCGAAAAACTTCTGAATGTTCTGTCTAGTGAGCATCAACGTTAGGGTATAAATAAAGGTCGATGAGCAATggtacaaattttttccctgtaaCCCCGTGTGCGTTAGTAAGGTAACGGGGAAAATTGGCTTAAAAGGCAAAATGGCAATTGTGAGTCCTTCAAATAAGCTAAAAAGCAACGGCATCAtggacataaaaattaatCCCGTTATTACATTTGACTTTGTCTTGAGCGTTGCCATTGTTTTGGTTTTctcaatatatatttcttccgttgtgactttttttttcattttttttttgttgttactGTTGCTGCTATTCCCATCGATTTTGCTTAGCAACccatcttccttctccttctgaaCTTTCTCatacaatatttttaattcttcgTTCAACTTTATAAACTTCTCATTTCTGTAAACGAATATCCAACTTAAAAATTCGCAAAAAACTCCACACGCAATCGCAATTCcgatgatgatgaaaatgTCGGTCTTCCTTATAACATCATCCATCTTCCtcgtttgcaaaaaattctGCACATGTAGATGCCAAGCGGAAAAATAGTCTACTTGCCGCGAACgaattgtgcaaaaatattacacactaaaaaaaagcacgTAACTTTGCTTAAACCACTGCTGCAAAAATGGAtaacttttacttttttccctttggcaAATGGAATACAGTACAAAAAGGTGACACCTTTTTAacgttttatttattttttttctttccaatgtggaacacaaaaaatgtgaaaaatggaaaaaagccAAGGGTGGATCAGCGGCGAGCTGGCCCTCCAAGTAAACTTCTACAAACACGCAAATTACTTAACAACAATTCTGCTTCAGACGCTGCTTTATTTTACGTATTATACTTCCGCGCCGTTATGTTTAtgcctttttaattaaaaacaatttggtcatatattttaatttgaaTATGCTCGTCTTCCCTGGTGTATGCGCTGTGCCTTCCAACTTCGGCGATTCGAAGGAAGCTCCACAAATgggcacatacacatgtacagatatgtgtgtatatacgaACATGCGTGCTTGGAAATAATTCCTTCATACGCTGTGCCGctttctcctcttctcctTTGAGCATCCCATATGTGTGTTCTCGGTTAATTTAGCTATATAGCAGTGGCTAGCAATTCGTGCAAACGGCAAACCTGCTCATAGAGAATGCAGCAGCTCTGTGCCAGCATATGGTGAGTACGGATGCAGGCGCATTTACCCGTAGGTACGTACATGGCTCGATAATCCGTATCGCTGGTGTGCTACgtttatttcctttcttgCTCCATGCGggataacaaaaaataaattacaaaatgACGATATGGCAAATGACACTAGGTGCTGGTTATAAATCCACCACCATGAGGATTGTGACCCTatgaattttacaaaaaaacgaaaaatcttattttttcaaacagaAAATATCATTGGAGCATTTATGCATAGGGAAACCTTCTTTATTTCACTAAGGAGGTGCAACGAagggtgagaaaaaaaaaattaatataaatgTCGTTAGTACTATGTAATATGAACTGCAAGCCATGTATCGTAATATCCATGCGCTAATGTTATTtccaaattgaaaaaaaaaaaatccctcTCCGTATCGATATCACTTATGCCCATAgcgcagaatttttttgctaatttcTGACGTggtgaaagaggaaaaaaaaaaaaacgcacgaACCGATCCACATAGAACGTTCACctataaagaaagaaaaaaaaacagaattgAATgcaacttttaaaaaaaaaaaacctcgTGTGAACATCCATtcggagggggaaaaaattctaaCCGTGCCGATGGCGTTTTCTTCATAACGTACAAAAATaggcatacatatatacgctTACGCGCACAAACATGCTTAAAACGTACGCCTAGTCGAAATAAACCTGggaaaatacataaatgtaaaaaaaaagtacgcccttgatttaaaaaataggagggaatttttcccccaccttTTTGACACAACAAAGTGAATACAGGACgtaccccccaaaaaaggaaagtttcTCACAAAGTGAAATCAACTAACCAGTGGAAgcaaagaaaatatacaacTGGGGAAACCCTCAAAAGGAGGACGCATCTCGTAAAAAGGACTTTTTCGTAAGCATACCAAAGATGcgctatttttaattatctGTGAAAATTTTGAGCAACTATGCGTATCCTTGGTGATGCATACCTTCGAATCGTCCTACCTTAAGATTCTTTCGCGTCTGAGGAAAAGGGCTGCAAATTTTGCGTCCTCAAAGTCAACTTCGTAGCGGCAGAGTGTTGAATTTGacgcacaaaaaataaaatatatatgtgtatatatgtgtgcacatttgaaCCTCCACCACCCACGTGTAGGCCAAACCCCCCACACGCTCGCCAAGATGAAGCTTGAAGAAGTGAAGGACATTCAGAAAATTGAGAGGATTGGGGCCCATTCCCACATTAGGGGCCTAGGGCTGAACGACTGTCTGGACGCCCGATACTGCTCAGAGGGCATGATAGGACAAATGAGCGCACGGAAAGCTGCGGGAATAGTTTTGCGCATGatcaaagaaggaagaattagTGGCAGAGCAATTCTGTTAGCCGGCCAGCCAGGGACAGGCAAAACGGCCATCGCTATGGGTATTGCAAAAGCGTTAGGAGAAGATACGCCCTTCACGCACATCTCAGGGTCGGAAGTATATTCCCTAGAAATGAGCAAAACTGAAGCATTAACGCAAGCCTTTAGAAGATCCATTGGTGTTAGGGTTAAAGAAGAATCGGAAGTTATCGAAGGAGAAGTCGTAGAAAttgaaatagaaaaatttaacgAAAAAGATATGAACAATGTTAACAAAAAGGTAGGGAAAATGATTCTTAAAACAACCGAAATGGAGACTCTATACGATTTGGGTAACAAAATGATTGAGGCtttacagaaggaaaatatcacAGCAGGGGATGTTATCTGTATTGATAAAAGCAcaggaaaaattacaaaaattggGAAATCTTTCTCTCGATCGAAAGACTACGATGCTATGGATCCAAACACAAATTTTGTTCAGTGCCCTGAAGGagaattacaaaaaaggaaggaagtagtCCACACAGTTACTCTACACGATATTGACGCGATTAATAGCAGGACACAGGGCTTCCTAGCGTTATTCTCAGGAGATACTggagaaattaaaaacgaAATAAGAGAACATATCGACATGAAAATTAATGAATGGCAAGAAGATGAAAAGGCGGAAATTGTACCAGGTGTTTTATTTATTGACGAAGTACATATGTTAGATATAGAATGCTTTTCCTACTTGAATAGGGCCCTCGAAAGTGAGCAATCTCCCATTGTTATTATGGCAACAAATAGAGGCATTACACACATTAGAGGAACGGACTACAAAGCTCCCCATGGAATCCCCCTCGATCTGTTAGATAGAACTCTTATTATACCTACCTACCCGTATAAGCATGAAGatataatgaaaattttaGAACAAAgagcagaagaggaagacgtCGAAATTGATGAATATGCCAAGGAGCTGTTGTGCAAAATTGCATCGGAGTCGTCCCTAAGATACGCACTGCACCTGATCACTCTGGCCAATTTGgtttccaaaaaaaggaaagccaCCGAAGTTACTGTCCAGGACGTCAGAAGAGTTTACAACCTATTTATTGACGTCAAAAGGAGCACGCAGTACTTAATTGAATACCAAAATGAATTCATGTTTTCCGAGTTGCCCAAGGAGGACGAGGCCGCCAACGCGGAGGACTCCTACGAcgaaaagagggaaataCACGAGAAGAAGTCGGTTAACGACAGTGCGGATTCTTAAGCATAGATATAGACCTATTCCCGAATTGTTTTGTATTGGGGAAAATATGCATGCCGGTAAAGTGGGCATATTGGTAACTGCCCCCATATTTGCACATAAACGTTTGCATACTTACCTAATGccagggtgaaaaaaaaatagaaaaggagcaaaatgcGCATGCTCCACATTTGTTTCTTACCCATTGTGTGCATGGTAACACGTGCGAATGAGCGCATTAGTTCACGTAACTGCATGCACCATTTATAACGCGCGTAAAAATTTGTCAACAATACGACGTAagcctttttctttacagctcgtattttttctttttttgagtATGAATtagcttatattttttttttctggcacATTGAGCAATGTTATTCACATTGCCAGTAATTTTGTATGTCCCCCACCCATTTGGGGTCACACCTATGTTTGTCTTTACGATATTTACTGAAAACGCAAAATGAACACTCCTCTTTAAGCATTTTTTGCGTTCATTTCGaaacttttttattcagCCCACTTAAAAACGTGGCTGCTCTGTTCCACGTACAAGGAATTAAATTAAGCCAAATCAAATAAAATTGCATCAAATTAAAACGCAAAGCATTGTCGTCCTCTGTAACGGTCAAGAGGTGACAGATGCTTGACCGAACATTAGCCGAACCTTGCtgcacaatttttccaactcGTTTCCATTGAAATTGTTTACCCCTTCATTCCACCTAAAGACGCAGTATAAAAGGTGGAGGGTGGCGCTTTTCCGGTGTCTTAAAATTTATCAATTTTGCGAACACCTAAgcgcgtaaaaaaaagaagaaaaaaatggatcagttttaaattaaatttcCCCACATTTCTACTTACATGTTacagaaatgaaaagaagtaCATCATTGTGATTAAAAAGACGGGAAAAACAGAACTGATGTGCATAAGTTTCCAAAAATTCGAAACAacgtcctttccttcacttctaCGTACGCCCATTTGGTAATTTAGTTGCAGGCTTAgctttttttcacttgcaGCCATTCGCAGCTATTTGTTTAAAAGCCcttagggagaaaaaaaaagtaacataaCAGAACAAAACATAGCTTAGCATAGCGTCATGTAACGCAACAAAACTAGCTACacatgaaaggaaaaaaaaaaaaaaaaaaaaaacgccgcCTAAAAAGCCATTTTAACGTGgcaaaaacatatttttaccttgccgttcatacaaaaatgttaaaaaaaaaaaaattctgaacaaGATTTCCACACAACGCCTCTTTTGTAGCATTTCACCTGTCCGGAATAaagttgtaattttttcaaggCTGTTGACATTGATATTTTCTTATATGAGGTAAACATATAAacgcaataaaaaaaaaaaaaaatgcggcCGCTTCTTCTTAAATGTCCACAAAAAGGGACACTTTAACTGTTTTCTGCAAGGGAGGCAATAATAATACCagtaaatacatatatatgcatacacatatatgtacacatatgtgcacataaccTTGCACACAAACGTTCCGCCCCAAAATAGCGTCATATTTACGCGAGTGCAACAACCCCCCTGCCCCTTCCTCTATGCACATACATCTTTTTTAGTAATCCTGTTTGTAAGTGTTTCCGCCTCACTCTTGGCACTCGAGCCAACATCAcgcttaaattttttaatgcccCAAAGTTCATCATTTGAAATGTTCAGAGGAAAGCCTTGTCTTTCGCGCTTCGTATAAGAGCGCGAATTTGTAACTCAAGCCGTATGCGTGCAGGGATAACCAATATTAAAACAAAGCATAACGGAACAAAATAGAACAACAGTGGAGGCCTTCCACCGACCGCCAAACATTTCTGCAACAGACAAAATGAAGCCGCCTCTTGATAATGACGTTTCGCTAAacaataaagaagaattcATATACTACCTAAAAATATTAAACCATATTGGATACTACGATGGTTAAGCTGTAGAAttgctcttttttaaaatagcaAAGTGACCAGTACACccatttgttcatatgtaaCAAGTGTGGCAAATTAGAtaatgctttttctttttttttactcccctccccccctatgCCAAATGTAGAAATGGTTTCCATGATAAGCGCTGTGAATGTGGaaaattacaatttaaaTTACTCCGAGTCGGTGTTAATGGTTAGTACGAGCTTAATAGCGTGTATGCATCTTGTGTCTACACTTTCTATACCTGTTTGCACATTTAAGAAATTTGAAGGTGATAAATCATAAATCGCTCTTTCTGCAGAGTTGTGTTGTGTTCCCAACCTCATGTTATAATATAGAggggcataaaaaaaaaacgtatcaCATAAATAAGCCCCACTAGTGAAAACGCTCCGTGTGCAGTTAGCTGCTGCCATTTGCACAATTCTTGTTTCGCTTTCCACAAGTGCCCACATAAACGCAAAAACGCGAATAGAATCATATAAGCCAAAGTGCAGCTTATCCAGAGCGATGTTCATGAATGAAAAGTCACATACTCTTTGACATAATGCACTGCAATGTgatgtattattttttttttttttttttcctttaaggGATCCACCTTCAAAAATGCCCTAAACGttaggagaaaggaaaagaacgtACTCGAAAATATCATAGCAAATGAAAAATCCAgtgaacaagaaaaaaattgcgctGAGCTACTAAAGTACAAGTTAAATGAAGATATAAGATCCATAGAAAATACTACATATGACattataaaaacaaaatgcaTTCCCATGACGACTAACGAGGTAGGCTCCCCATCAACAACTTTTGACAATACAAATGAGGAGAAATAGAGCTGtctggaaataaaaaaaaaaaaagataaacatagctttttccttttcatgttACACATGGAGCTACCCCCATTTCAACATCCCTACTTGCAGAAAATATTAATGTTCTATTGGCATCTACTTGGAGATATTACGAGATACTGCTCGGATACATTTgaaggtgaagaaaagaagaagactCAAGAAAGAAGCATGCAGTCGTATTCTTACGCCCTAGGTTATGCGAACCGAATGAGTATACCTCCCTCTAGTCCGCGGATCTTAGAACTGCTCGTTAGTTTAACAGGTTAGGCCCTCCGCAAGCATTCATATAAAGTGCACTTACATGTGTGAAGGAGAATACATGAGCATAAGTAAGCACTGCGCTAATATAATTTATCATTCGACTTTTTTCTCAACCCATTTCTAGTTCTCCACAAAGACATGCACACCGACATAAACATTTCCATTGAGATGGCTGCTCAGGCATTTAGAGATGCAATTCAAAATATGCATCTCCTGGAGTAATACATAAAATGAGCGCTTcccaataaaaaaaaaaaaaaaaaaaaaatcttcgaAAAATGATATCCCCTTTTTATGCCTATAAATGCGTCTCTGCTCATTTCCCTGCGAGGGACTTTCTGCAACAAAGATGCAGATATAGACCCGCACATATTTGCCTACAACCCTGTTCGCTACTAAAACTTTTTTGTAGTAGGAACATGTTTAAATTATGCCACctgttattccccttttctccACTTAGAAACGACGACGAATGCTCCAAAACGATTGGTATATTGGGCGTACTGAGGGacaacataaataagtgGTGCGAACGTAAGTTTCACTGCGTTaacgtttttcttcttgtctTCTATTTTCACCTGtttgctttccccttttcgccAACATCATTTcgtccttcctttccatctTTACCAACAGTTTGCGGcaggaaaaatgtgaatgaacTATTcgaaataaaaggagaaaacttCGATAAATACAAGGACATTATGGACAGCATCCAGTCATAAAATTGAGGTGTACGCAGGAAATGAGAGGAGGCCAAGATGTTGTGGAGAGCATTGTTGTTACTATTGTTAAGCAGCACGCTTGCCCTGTAGCTCGCTGTTTCAGCTCCATTTGTTCACACGCCTTGAGCGGATGTTCTAGCGTTTCCACCATAACCTAATTCGAACTGTCCCAGATGGATAGTTCATTTGGACGAATTACCCTTGGAAGACCTTCCCTTTGACGAGCCCCAttttgtgttattttttcattccccctcctccaccaCCCCTGTGGCCTCTTGCAACATTGTAAAACATGTGCACCTGGATGTTCAGTAGAAGCACTCACTTCTCCGAACAACATAAACGCTTTTACGAGCCAAGACGGAAAGAGTTACTCATTAGATACATTTTGCAATACActcatcttttttcttctcatttttgaagTGCAAAATTTGGGGTCACACGGGAGGCTACTCCATGTTGTTCAGCTGGGGTCGGTCTGGTCCACTGACCGGACACCTCCCGCAGACGCAGCCTTCGCAAGggtacgtatatatacatgtacatacatgctTATGCGCGTACGTGTGTGCATAAATCCTTGTCTGTCATATGTGCCCTCCCCCGAATGACACGATTCTCGTCTCCTAATCCACCGATAACTGTTTGTAGTAACGAAGTTTCTCCGCAtgcatggtaaaaaaaaattagataATTTAAGACTACATAATATGGTTAGAGGGTAGGGCAGGGAAGAGCCACCCCTAATTAGTTTTATCAACATATAGCATGAAGAGTTTGAACCTTCACTGGTGAAATGCTATACGCTTTTTAAATGGGCATACGACACAAAAAACCTGTTTGTAGGAGGAACAAGTTGAGCAAAAATTCCAAATGCAGTCACGTTTTATGGGTACGTGTGTACCCGTATAACTGCCTCTCTACACGGTGTGATTAGTAAAGCATGCACTTGGCATATGAAATGGTGTGCTACCCAGCTCGGGTGATATTACCTACCCTGTTGGATAActtattaaagaaaaaacccttggaagacggaaaaaaaaaagtggtcCAAATTTTACGCTTATTCGCAGTTTGTCGAAGTGATCACTTTGTCCATACGTCATTCCTCTTCTGCCCTGTACTCTGGGGGGATCCATTCGACCGGGTTGATGTCGGCATTTCTATACCTGACTGCCCTTCTAGCTTCCAGGTACTGTGAAAAAGCGTGGTGGTCTATTTCTCCACCGTAATAGTGCCAGTGGAAATTCTTGTAATACTCATCTGGGTCCATGGTAACTTCTAATGGCTCAAACTTCTGTATATACatggtgaacaaaaatatgggCGTGATCGTAGCAACTAGTGATCCCACAAAGAGGAACAGAAATTGGAACTGTCCATAAGTAGCCTTAAGTAACTGCCAGTAGCTAAATTGCTTTAAGCAATCCTTGTTACTAAAAAAGGTGGCTAATTCATCAAGGGTCATGGAATGAATAGATGGTCCTGCCCAATTTCCATACTGATATCCTGTTTCTTTGATTGTCCTcgttttaaatatatttgtcCATGGGTAGTTATGTACTTTTCTGGGATCCAAACCGTTATATATTCTTGGCGCGCTCCCAACCTTCGGCGCTTTAAACATTTCAGACGTGGGGTAATACGACTGCAGCGTAGCATTGGGGAATAG contains these protein-coding regions:
- a CDS encoding 14-3-3 protein, with protein sequence MKPPLDNDVSLNNKEEFIYYLKILNHIGYYDEMVSMISAVNVENYNLNYSESVLMGSTFKNALNVRRKEKNVLENIIANEKSSEQEKNCAELLKYKLNEDIRSIENTTYDIIKTKCIPMTTNEKILMFYWHLLGDITRYCSDTFEGEEKKKTQERSMQSYSYALGYANRMSIPPSSPRILELLVSLTVLHKDMHTDINISIEMAAQAFRDAIQNMHLLENDDECSKTIGILGVLRDNINKWCELCGRKNVNELFEIKGENFDKYKDIMDSIQS
- a CDS encoding RuvB-like helicase translates to MKLEEVKDIQKIERIGAHSHIRGLGLNDCLDARYCSEGMIGQMSARKAAGIVLRMIKEGRISGRAILLAGQPGTGKTAIAMGIAKALGEDTPFTHISGSEVYSLEMSKTEALTQAFRRSIGVRVKEESEVIEGEVVEIEIEKFNEKDMNNVNKKVGKMILKTTEMETLYDLGNKMIEALQKENITAGDVICIDKSTGKITKIGKSFSRSKDYDAMDPNTNFVQCPEGELQKRKEVVHTVTLHDIDAINSRTQGFLALFSGDTGEIKNEIREHIDMKINEWQEDEKAEIVPGVLFIDEVHMLDIECFSYLNRALESEQSPIVIMATNRGITHIRGTDYKAPHGIPLDLLDRTLIIPTYPYKHEDIMKILEQRAEEEDVEIDEYAKELLCKIASESSLRYALHLITLANLVSKKRKATEVTVQDVRRVYNLFIDVKRSTQYLIEYQNEFMFSELPKEDEAANAEDSYDEKREIHEKKSVNDSADS